A stretch of DNA from Bacteroidota bacterium:
TTATCTCAGTTTAATTCAAGATGTTGATTTAAACATTTCCCTAGAAAATCATTTGACTGAAATAAATGAAATTGATATTAAGGAATTTGAAGCATTAAAAGATATTGTTTATGCTGCCAATAAGTGGACAGTAAAAGATATTTTGCAACACATAATAGATACAGAAAGGATTATGACATTCAGAGCTTTACTCTTTGCCAGGGGCGATAAAAACACCTTGGCAGGATTTGATGAAAATTCCTTTGCTGTAAATACCACAGTGCAAAATAGAAGTGTAATGGGTTTAATAAATGAATTTGTTCAGGTTAGAAAAAGCACGCTTCTTTTGTTTGAAAATTTTAATGATAAAATGTTAAATGCAACAGGAATGGCAAATGGAAAAGAAATTTCTGTATTAGCAATTGGTTTCATAATATGTGCCCATCAAAA
This window harbors:
- a CDS encoding DinB family protein — protein: MKKSQITVIPEYFNYYLSLIQDVDLNISLENHLTEINEIDIKEFEALKDIVYAANKWTVKDILQHIIDTERIMTFRALLFARGDKNTLAGFDENSFAVNTTVQNRSVMGLINEFVQVRKSTLLLFENFNDKMLNATGMANGKEISVLAIGFIICAHQKHHLNVIKERYLPLLMKLEN